One region of Thermococcus celericrescens genomic DNA includes:
- the pyrG gene encoding glutamine hydrolyzing CTP synthase, with the protein MAKFIFVTGGVVSGLGKGITSASLGMLMKARGLRTTNIKIDPYLNYDAGTMNPYQHGEVFVLDDGGEVDLDLGNYERFLDTSLSFGHNITTGKVYSAVIEKERKGEYLGATVQVIPHITNEIKGRIRRLARDYDVVVVEIGGTVGDIESMPFLEAARQMQIEEGRENVAFVHVTYVPKLKVVGEQKTKPTQHSVKELRSLGIQPDAIVARSEDPLEESARMKISLFTNVPDEAVISAYDVEDTYEVPLMLEKEGLARYITKRLGLPEREPDLDAWRAMVETYKSLTDTVEIAVVGKYVKLSDSYLSIKEALKHSSVANGVKVRIRWIEAEELEKHGVKLLEGVDGIIVPGGFGARGTEGKMMAARYARENDIPFLGICFGFQLTVVEFARNVLGLKGAHSTEIDPQTPHPVVDLMPEQRDLDRLGGTMRLGAYPVHIKPNTMARALYGKEIVYERHRHRWEVNPDYIDEFEKAGLVFSGVAGDDGRRMEILELPDRRYFIATQFHPEFKSRPMNPAPVFRGLVKAAKERKYGG; encoded by the coding sequence ATGGCAAAGTTCATATTCGTCACGGGTGGTGTTGTTAGCGGTCTTGGGAAGGGTATAACCAGCGCCTCACTGGGAATGCTGATGAAGGCCAGGGGCCTCAGGACGACGAACATCAAAATCGACCCTTACCTCAACTACGACGCGGGAACGATGAACCCCTACCAGCACGGTGAGGTTTTCGTCCTCGACGACGGCGGCGAGGTTGACCTCGACCTCGGCAACTACGAGCGCTTCCTCGACACGAGCCTCAGCTTTGGCCACAACATAACCACCGGCAAGGTTTACTCCGCCGTCATTGAGAAGGAGAGAAAGGGAGAGTACCTCGGTGCGACGGTTCAGGTCATACCCCACATCACCAACGAGATAAAGGGCCGCATCAGGCGGCTCGCCAGGGACTACGACGTTGTCGTGGTGGAAATAGGTGGGACCGTCGGCGACATCGAGAGCATGCCCTTCCTCGAGGCGGCGAGGCAGATGCAGATCGAGGAGGGCAGGGAGAACGTTGCCTTCGTCCATGTCACCTACGTGCCGAAGCTCAAGGTTGTTGGAGAGCAGAAAACCAAGCCGACCCAGCACAGCGTCAAGGAGCTCCGCTCCCTTGGAATCCAGCCCGATGCGATAGTGGCCCGTTCGGAGGATCCTCTCGAGGAAAGCGCGAGAATGAAGATAAGCCTCTTCACCAACGTTCCCGACGAGGCTGTGATCAGCGCCTACGATGTTGAGGACACCTACGAGGTACCGCTGATGCTCGAAAAGGAGGGGCTGGCCAGGTACATCACCAAGCGGCTCGGTCTGCCTGAGAGGGAGCCAGACCTCGATGCCTGGAGGGCTATGGTTGAGACATACAAGTCCCTCACCGACACGGTTGAGATAGCCGTCGTCGGCAAGTACGTCAAGCTCTCGGACTCCTACCTGAGCATCAAGGAGGCCCTGAAGCACTCCAGCGTTGCCAACGGCGTCAAGGTCAGGATACGCTGGATAGAAGCCGAGGAGCTTGAAAAGCACGGTGTCAAGCTTTTGGAGGGGGTCGATGGAATAATCGTCCCGGGCGGCTTCGGTGCCCGTGGAACCGAGGGCAAAATGATGGCGGCGCGCTACGCGAGGGAGAACGACATTCCGTTCCTCGGGATTTGCTTTGGCTTCCAGCTCACCGTCGTTGAGTTCGCCAGGAACGTCCTCGGCCTGAAAGGCGCCCACTCCACCGAGATAGACCCGCAGACACCTCATCCCGTTGTTGACCTCATGCCGGAGCAACGCGACCTCGACAGGCTCGGAGGTACGATGAGGCTCGGAGCTTACCCCGTCCACATAAAACCCAACACCATGGCCAGGGCCCTTTACGGGAAGGAGATAGTTTACGAGCGCCACAGGCACCGCTGGGAGGTCAATCCGGACTACATAGATGAGTTTGAGAAGGCGGGCCTGGTCTTCAGCGGAGTGGCAGGGGACGACGGCAGGAGGATGGAGATACTCGAGCTCCCGGACAGGAGGTACTTCATAGCCACACAGTTCCACCCCGAGTTCAAGTCACGGCCGATGAACCCTGCACCCGTGTTCCGCGGGCTCGTTAAGGCCGCAAAAGAGAGGAAATACGGGGGTTAG
- a CDS encoding AlbA family DNA-binding domain-containing protein, with the protein MDVNELLTLIRQGENERIEFKRRATPEIAREICAMANADGGYILIGVSDEGNVLGCDIKKARETISSSLQNVTPPLQVKTHALEIGGRNVLVVEVPKSRNLCSIGGVAYIRIGSGIRPLSIQEILMLSSELGAVTWDEFPAAELPKMKEEYVEWFFSAVEKARGRRIPREDWSRYLRSAKAIKGDKLTNAGALFFTDVDEFIPHAGGRIVKMDGERPVWSREFQGPVWKVIDGMYAELLSQFSTIEVVVGTKRTKLPEYPTRAVREAIINAFAHRNYAIPADVRIFIHPDRLVIRNPGGLMPGVDLEDPEHVPRNPNLCGLMYDAGYIEKYGYGLRLIREECRKHGLVEVEFKSSANRFEVVFKKKTDELLDDTDRKILEFLTVPRRSGEIAEYVGLSKPAVLKRLEKLEALGLARAIGRGAQRRYEMVHR; encoded by the coding sequence ATGGATGTGAATGAACTTCTGACACTCATTCGTCAGGGGGAAAACGAGAGGATAGAGTTCAAGCGCAGGGCAACACCTGAAATCGCCAGAGAGATATGTGCCATGGCCAACGCCGACGGTGGCTACATTCTGATAGGTGTAAGCGACGAGGGCAATGTTTTGGGATGTGACATCAAAAAGGCCAGGGAAACGATATCCTCCTCACTTCAGAACGTCACCCCTCCTCTGCAGGTAAAAACCCACGCGCTTGAGATTGGTGGCAGAAACGTTCTTGTCGTAGAGGTTCCAAAGTCCCGGAACCTCTGCTCCATCGGTGGAGTTGCCTACATCAGGATAGGCTCTGGGATAAGGCCCCTTTCAATCCAGGAGATTCTCATGCTCTCCTCCGAGCTGGGGGCGGTTACCTGGGACGAGTTTCCAGCGGCCGAACTCCCGAAGATGAAGGAAGAATACGTTGAGTGGTTTTTCTCGGCGGTGGAGAAGGCAAGGGGCAGGCGTATCCCGAGGGAAGACTGGAGCCGCTACCTGAGGAGTGCAAAGGCGATTAAAGGGGACAAGCTGACGAATGCAGGAGCCCTGTTTTTCACCGATGTCGACGAGTTCATACCGCACGCAGGGGGCAGAATCGTCAAAATGGACGGAGAGAGACCCGTGTGGAGCAGGGAGTTCCAGGGGCCGGTATGGAAGGTTATAGATGGGATGTACGCGGAGCTCCTTTCCCAGTTCAGCACGATAGAAGTGGTGGTGGGAACAAAGAGAACCAAACTGCCTGAGTATCCCACAAGGGCCGTTAGGGAGGCTATAATAAACGCCTTCGCCCACAGAAACTACGCAATCCCCGCGGACGTCAGGATTTTCATTCATCCCGATAGGCTCGTAATAAGAAATCCCGGGGGCCTGATGCCGGGAGTGGACCTCGAAGACCCTGAACACGTGCCGAGGAACCCTAACCTGTGCGGACTTATGTACGATGCAGGCTACATCGAAAAGTACGGCTACGGCCTAAGACTGATCCGCGAGGAATGCAGGAAACACGGCCTCGTGGAGGTAGAGTTTAAGAGCAGTGCAAACCGCTTTGAAGTGGTCTTCAAGAAGAAAACTGACGAGCTTCTGGATGATACTGACAGAAAAATCCTTGAGTTTCTGACCGTTCCGAGGAGGAGCGGGGAGATAGCAGAATACGTTGGCCTCTCAAAGCCTGCCGTGTTAAAGAGGCTTGAAAAGCTCGAAGCCCTGGGCCTTGCAAGAGCCATAGGCAGAGGTGCCCAGAGAAGGTACGAGATGGTTCATCGTTAA
- a CDS encoding NOG1 family protein encodes MKNPFEKMPTVLTADEIIDKAFRRAEKAASALTPKGGPRAKARQREELRIRTISNVIRDNLKKLLDRTPGVSELPPFYRELVDTLVDRDQFHRSLAHVNWAIKTIRNLEQRYVEKIRYSRDPDEMSRLRRQFYGRVADVIRDIADDLEYLNQARNVLKDLPVVDLNLPTVVIAGHPNVGKSTLLRVLTNARPEVASYPFTTRGINVGQFEEHYLKYQVIDTPGLLDRPLSERNEVERQAILALKHLGKVIVYIFDPSEYCGYPIEEQTHLFEEIYAEFGEFPFIVVLNKVDIANEEKIRKVEEFIRAKGLEPLRISALNGEGLEELKKRVIELVKPMVEEQAKRIMEKELRKYREELEL; translated from the coding sequence ATGAAGAACCCCTTTGAAAAGATGCCGACGGTGCTTACCGCTGACGAGATTATCGATAAGGCCTTCAGGAGAGCGGAGAAGGCGGCCTCGGCCCTCACCCCCAAGGGCGGCCCCAGGGCCAAGGCCAGGCAGAGGGAAGAGCTGAGAATCAGAACGATCTCCAACGTCATCCGCGACAACCTGAAGAAACTGCTGGACAGGACGCCTGGAGTCTCGGAACTTCCTCCGTTCTACCGGGAGCTGGTTGATACGCTCGTTGACCGCGACCAGTTCCACCGCTCTCTGGCCCACGTCAACTGGGCAATAAAGACGATACGGAACCTTGAGCAGCGCTACGTCGAGAAGATACGATACTCGCGCGACCCGGATGAGATGTCAAGGCTCCGCAGGCAGTTCTACGGCCGCGTCGCCGACGTCATCAGGGACATCGCCGACGACCTTGAGTACCTCAACCAGGCCAGAAACGTCCTCAAAGACCTCCCGGTCGTTGATCTCAACCTTCCGACGGTCGTGATAGCAGGTCATCCCAACGTCGGCAAGAGCACGCTCCTCAGGGTGCTGACGAACGCCAGACCCGAGGTTGCCAGCTACCCCTTCACGACGAGGGGCATAAACGTCGGCCAGTTCGAGGAGCACTACCTGAAATACCAAGTCATAGACACGCCCGGGCTGCTCGACAGACCTCTGAGCGAGAGGAACGAGGTGGAGAGACAGGCCATCCTGGCGCTCAAGCACCTCGGAAAGGTCATCGTCTACATCTTCGACCCCAGCGAGTACTGCGGTTATCCGATAGAGGAGCAGACCCACCTGTTCGAGGAAATCTACGCCGAGTTCGGCGAGTTCCCCTTCATCGTCGTCCTCAACAAGGTGGACATAGCGAACGAGGAGAAGATAAGGAAGGTAGAGGAGTTCATCCGGGCCAAGGGCCTCGAACCCCTCAGAATCTCGGCGCTCAACGGTGAAGGCCTGGAAGAACTCAAAAAGCGCGTTATAGAGCTCGTTAAACCTATGGTCGAGGAGCAGGCGAAGAGGATAATGGAGAAGGAGCTGAGAAAATACCGGGAAGAGCTTGAGCTCTGA
- a CDS encoding DUF357 domain-containing protein encodes MGREITEEKLQKYFRITEEALKTLEIAVHEKSLLRGVAEDFLTMARSYFNDARYYYERGDYVTAFAALNYAHGFIDAGVRLGVFRGEDDRLFAFG; translated from the coding sequence GTGGGGCGGGAGATAACCGAGGAAAAGCTTCAGAAGTACTTTAGAATCACCGAAGAGGCTTTAAAAACCCTTGAAATAGCCGTCCACGAGAAGAGCCTTCTTAGGGGCGTTGCGGAGGATTTTCTGACGATGGCGAGGAGCTATTTCAACGACGCCAGGTACTACTACGAGAGGGGCGACTACGTGACGGCTTTCGCGGCACTCAACTACGCGCATGGTTTTATCGACGCCGGCGTGAGGCTTGGCGTTTTCAGGGGAGAGGATGACAGACTTTTTGCCTTCGGCTGA
- a CDS encoding RNA-guided endonuclease InsQ/TnpB family protein produces MRRAVTVKLQPSKEQEKTLFELADIVAKVWNRVNYLRRQEFFEGKPVDFNKTEKIVYEEYKREIGSATVQQICRKNAEAWKSFFSLLRSKRNRELPEWLKPKPPNYLKEDEKRKPLIVLRNDQYKIEGNKLILKGLGKFKRLEIQFKGRIHFKGKQGRLEIIYDEVKWKWYAKISFTVKEKLINGKWTSVPRTPKGNLKAGIDLGVNNLMAVYVENGESFLVNGRPLKAIDFYFRKVIADYQSKLNKSGAKTSRKLRMLHQKAKLQAKHYINTAVRQTVERLHRLGVSVIVVGYPKGIARNSNGGARQNFILSHVWRFNYVIKRLKEVAEEYGIVVEVVDEAFTSKTCPVCGKPHDGARFLRGLFKCPATGLIFNADLVGAFNILKKVVRTITASLPALTGGRGNWGKTVPEGFSEPSSKRVVRITPQTSPSLS; encoded by the coding sequence ATGAGGCGAGCAGTAACAGTCAAACTACAACCAAGCAAAGAACAAGAAAAAACACTCTTCGAATTAGCCGACATTGTAGCTAAAGTCTGGAACCGAGTGAATTATCTAAGACGCCAAGAATTCTTTGAAGGCAAGCCAGTGGACTTCAACAAAACTGAAAAAATAGTTTATGAAGAATACAAAAGAGAAATCGGCTCCGCAACAGTCCAGCAAATTTGCAGGAAGAACGCTGAAGCTTGGAAAAGCTTCTTCTCCCTCTTGAGGAGCAAGCGAAACAGAGAACTACCCGAATGGCTCAAGCCAAAACCACCAAACTATTTGAAAGAAGACGAAAAGAGGAAACCATTAATCGTCCTCAGAAACGACCAATACAAGATTGAAGGTAACAAGCTAATCCTCAAAGGTCTTGGCAAGTTCAAACGCCTCGAAATCCAGTTCAAAGGCAGAATACACTTCAAGGGCAAGCAAGGTCGCTTAGAAATCATCTATGACGAGGTAAAGTGGAAATGGTATGCGAAAATAAGCTTCACCGTGAAAGAAAAACTAATCAACGGGAAATGGACAAGTGTTCCAAGAACTCCAAAGGGAAATCTTAAGGCTGGAATTGACCTTGGAGTGAACAACTTGATGGCCGTTTATGTTGAAAACGGTGAAAGCTTTCTCGTGAACGGAAGACCGCTGAAAGCGATAGACTTCTACTTTCGGAAAGTTATTGCGGATTATCAGTCCAAACTCAACAAGTCTGGAGCGAAAACGAGTAGGAAACTCAGAATGCTCCACCAGAAGGCTAAGCTCCAAGCTAAGCATTACATTAACACGGCAGTTAGACAGACCGTTGAAAGACTTCATCGGTTGGGAGTTAGTGTAATTGTCGTTGGCTACCCAAAAGGCATAGCGAGAAATTCTAATGGGGGAGCGAGACAGAATTTCATTCTTTCTCACGTCTGGCGGTTCAATTACGTTATTAAACGCCTAAAAGAAGTTGCTGAGGAGTATGGTATTGTCGTTGAGGTTGTTGATGAGGCTTTCACTTCGAAAACTTGTCCCGTTTGCGGGAAGCCTCACGATGGGGCTCGCTTCCTTCGTGGTTTGTTTAAGTGTCCCGCAACGGGGCTTATCTTTAACGCGGACTTGGTTGGAGCGTTTAATATCTTAAAGAAGGTTGTGAGGACGATAACCGCGAGCCTCCCGGCTTTAACGGGAGGTAGGGGTAATTGGGGCAAGACCGTCCCAGAGGGGTTCTCCGAACCCTCTTCAAAGAGGGTGGTGAGGATTACCCCTCAAACCTCCCCGTCCTTGAGTTAG
- a CDS encoding M20 metallopeptidase family protein: protein MGFDPVSEAKRIEKEIIAWRRDFHMHPELKYEEERTSRIVEEHLREWGYRIKRVGTGIIADIGEGEKTIALRADMDALPVQEENDVPYKSRVPGKMHACGHDAHTAMLLGTAKIIPEHIDEFNGRVRLIFQPAEEGGNGAVKMIEGGALEGVDAVFGLHVWHDLPSGVIGIREGPVMAGAGIFKARIIGGGGHGASPHQTVDPIPIAAETILALQTIASRNIPPIETGVVSVTAVHAGTAFNVIPEEVEMKGTIRFFKHEIGELIQRRMGEILEGVTKAHGASYELSIEELVPPTVNDGSMTEFARKVAEKYGLKHGDVEPTMGAEDFAFYLQKVPGTFLTLGIYNEEKGIIYPHHHPRFDVDEDVLHLGTAMEVALVREFLR from the coding sequence ATGGGCTTCGACCCGGTTTCAGAGGCAAAGAGGATTGAGAAAGAGATAATAGCCTGGAGAAGGGACTTCCACATGCACCCAGAGCTTAAGTACGAGGAGGAGAGAACTTCAAGGATTGTGGAGGAGCACCTCCGCGAATGGGGGTACAGGATAAAGCGCGTTGGAACCGGGATAATAGCCGACATCGGGGAGGGCGAGAAGACAATAGCCCTCAGGGCGGACATGGACGCCCTGCCCGTTCAGGAGGAGAACGACGTCCCCTACAAATCCCGCGTTCCAGGTAAGATGCACGCCTGCGGACACGACGCACACACGGCCATGCTCCTTGGAACCGCAAAGATAATCCCGGAGCACATTGATGAGTTCAACGGCAGGGTGAGGCTGATATTCCAGCCGGCCGAGGAGGGCGGCAACGGAGCGGTGAAGATGATCGAAGGGGGAGCCTTAGAGGGCGTAGATGCCGTGTTCGGCCTCCACGTCTGGCACGACCTCCCCAGTGGGGTCATCGGCATAAGGGAAGGCCCCGTCATGGCCGGCGCGGGCATATTCAAGGCACGGATAATCGGCGGGGGCGGACACGGGGCATCGCCGCACCAGACCGTTGATCCCATTCCGATAGCGGCGGAAACTATACTGGCACTCCAGACCATAGCGAGCAGAAACATCCCGCCGATTGAGACAGGGGTGGTCAGCGTTACGGCCGTACACGCCGGAACGGCCTTCAACGTGATTCCAGAGGAAGTCGAAATGAAGGGGACGATAAGGTTCTTCAAGCACGAGATAGGCGAGCTGATTCAGAGGCGCATGGGGGAGATACTCGAAGGCGTCACAAAGGCACACGGGGCTTCCTATGAGCTGTCAATTGAGGAGCTCGTTCCACCGACGGTTAACGATGGGAGCATGACAGAATTCGCCAGGAAGGTGGCCGAAAAGTACGGCCTGAAGCACGGAGACGTCGAGCCAACCATGGGTGCCGAGGACTTCGCCTTCTACCTCCAGAAAGTCCCCGGAACATTCCTGACGCTTGGAATCTACAATGAGGAAAAGGGGATAATCTATCCACACCACCACCCGAGGTTCGACGTTGACGAGGACGTGCTCCACCTCGGAACGGCGATGGAGGTCGCACTGGTGCGGGAGTTTCTCAGGTGA
- a CDS encoding MBL fold metallo-hydrolase: protein MRLTVIYENHAGFVKGLLGGHGFSALVEHRGRRVLIDTGTDGEVLLSNMTKLGIDPGEIDFVFITHGHYDHTGGLKAFLNAREEPVTVIAHPGIFRRRVALKPHRRDIGIPFDRGELEGLGAEFILKEEPFEFAPGLWSSGEIPRRTWDRAVGYVEENGRLIRDPVPDDIALIIDLGDGVAVVTGCGHSGVLNIAWHAEDVLGKPVRALIGGLHIRGAKKELLNEVVERIDAERLYAGHCTGLDEYAFLKAGLGERIEPLHIGRVIEL, encoded by the coding sequence ATGAGGCTGACCGTGATCTACGAGAACCATGCGGGGTTCGTGAAGGGCCTCCTGGGCGGGCACGGATTCTCCGCCCTTGTGGAGCACAGGGGCAGAAGGGTGCTCATCGACACAGGAACCGACGGGGAGGTGCTTCTCAGCAACATGACCAAGCTTGGAATTGATCCGGGGGAAATAGACTTCGTCTTTATAACCCACGGGCACTACGACCATACTGGCGGACTGAAGGCGTTTTTAAATGCGCGGGAGGAGCCAGTGACGGTCATCGCCCACCCAGGAATCTTCCGGCGCAGGGTGGCACTGAAACCCCACAGGAGGGATATAGGAATCCCCTTTGACAGGGGGGAGCTTGAGGGGCTCGGGGCCGAGTTCATCCTGAAAGAAGAGCCCTTCGAGTTTGCGCCGGGACTCTGGAGTTCCGGGGAAATACCGCGGCGCACATGGGACAGGGCCGTTGGCTACGTTGAGGAGAACGGCCGCCTCATCAGAGACCCGGTCCCCGACGATATCGCCCTGATCATCGACCTGGGAGACGGGGTCGCCGTCGTCACCGGTTGCGGTCACTCTGGAGTTCTGAACATAGCGTGGCACGCGGAGGACGTTCTTGGAAAGCCGGTCAGGGCGTTGATAGGGGGACTTCACATAAGGGGTGCCAAAAAAGAGCTTCTCAATGAAGTCGTTGAGAGAATCGACGCCGAAAGGCTCTACGCCGGCCACTGCACGGGGCTGGATGAGTACGCATTCCTGAAGGCGGGGCTGGGCGAGAGGATTGAACCCCTCCACATCGGCAGGGTCATCGAGCTTTAG
- a CDS encoding DUF555 domain-containing protein codes for MGDYVVVLEAPIIVRDVETSEDAINVAVSKVAKALNKEKLDFVRVEIGYSQCPVCGAHFESAFVIGSVGLVGMYLTIKVYNAQTIEHAERIAKAVIGKALKKVPLKVYEIRELTEEDEGDGVELGE; via the coding sequence ATGGGAGACTACGTCGTCGTTTTGGAGGCACCCATAATCGTGAGGGACGTCGAGACCAGTGAGGACGCGATAAACGTTGCGGTTTCCAAGGTCGCCAAGGCGCTCAACAAGGAGAAGCTCGATTTTGTGAGGGTTGAAATAGGCTACTCCCAGTGCCCCGTCTGCGGGGCCCACTTTGAGAGCGCCTTCGTCATTGGCTCGGTTGGTCTCGTGGGGATGTACCTCACGATTAAGGTGTACAACGCCCAGACCATCGAGCACGCCGAGAGGATAGCCAAGGCCGTCATCGGCAAGGCCCTCAAGAAGGTTCCCCTCAAGGTCTATGAGATACGGGAGCTGACCGAGGAGGATGAGGGGGACGGCGTGGAGCTTGGGGAGTGA
- a CDS encoding 30S ribosomal protein S8e produces the protein MAIWQGRSLKKPSGGRIILARKKRKRELGREPAFTKVGEDREKKKIIRTYGGNRKVRLIEALYANVFDGGKGKKVKILNVVENPANRQYVRRNIITKGAIVETEAGRAIVTSRPGQDGVVNAVLIKEESA, from the coding sequence ATGGCTATCTGGCAGGGAAGATCACTCAAGAAGCCTTCGGGCGGAAGGATTATCCTCGCTAGGAAGAAGAGGAAGAGGGAGCTCGGAAGGGAGCCCGCTTTCACCAAGGTCGGCGAGGACAGGGAGAAGAAGAAGATAATCAGGACCTACGGCGGAAACAGGAAGGTTAGGCTCATCGAGGCCCTCTACGCCAACGTCTTCGACGGCGGAAAGGGCAAGAAGGTTAAGATACTCAACGTCGTTGAGAACCCGGCCAACAGGCAGTACGTCAGGAGAAACATAATCACCAAGGGCGCCATCGTCGAGACCGAGGCCGGCAGGGCCATAGTTACCAGCAGGCCCGGCCAGGACGGTGTCGTCAACGCCGTTCTCATCAAGGAGGAGAGCGCCTGA
- a CDS encoding undecaprenyl-diphosphate phosphatase, with translation MISPVDYVAPLISGMIIALGSWLPVGPEGHSVTALLGAIAPSYGDYLVPSYLGVTFAVLFYFRELIALGSHNAIKRRLDSDTMYFIYASVFTLLVGYPVLKTVSDAVNPGTSDLINAIAGLGMILVGLLAGTRVRAPLEGIESSIREKKDEATLVDAVISGLAQGIALIGGLSRSGFVLLGLVSTGMDVKRALELSFLVAPVYLVLKLAFMGGWDPELPVALLFAAFLAAFVVSFVTMKLLLKLAGAVGRRAFLVSFGLIAIAVYLMGVVM, from the coding sequence ATGATATCGCCTGTGGACTACGTTGCACCGCTGATTTCCGGAATGATAATCGCGCTTGGCTCTTGGCTCCCGGTCGGTCCGGAGGGTCACTCCGTCACGGCCCTTCTAGGGGCTATTGCACCATCGTATGGAGATTATCTCGTTCCCTCCTATCTAGGTGTGACGTTTGCTGTCCTCTTCTATTTCAGGGAGCTGATAGCGCTCGGCTCCCACAATGCGATTAAAAGACGTCTTGATTCGGACACGATGTACTTCATCTACGCCTCCGTGTTCACCCTGCTGGTGGGGTACCCCGTCCTGAAGACGGTTTCCGACGCAGTGAATCCCGGTACCTCCGACCTGATAAACGCGATCGCCGGCCTTGGGATGATTCTGGTGGGTCTCCTGGCTGGTACGCGCGTTCGGGCACCCCTTGAAGGGATCGAAAGCAGCATCCGGGAGAAAAAGGACGAGGCCACCCTGGTGGATGCAGTGATCTCCGGGCTGGCCCAGGGCATCGCCCTAATCGGAGGACTCTCAAGGAGTGGCTTTGTTCTCCTCGGCCTTGTGAGCACCGGTATGGACGTAAAGCGGGCCCTTGAGCTGAGCTTCCTGGTGGCACCCGTGTACCTGGTCCTGAAGCTCGCTTTCATGGGAGGATGGGATCCGGAGCTTCCCGTCGCGCTGCTCTTCGCCGCGTTCCTGGCGGCGTTCGTAGTGAGCTTTGTAACGATGAAGCTTCTCCTCAAACTTGCCGGCGCGGTGGGCAGGCGGGCGTTCCTCGTGTCCTTCGGTTTAATCGCAATCGCGGTTTACCTGATGGGGGTGGTCATGTGA
- a CDS encoding DUF4013 domain-containing protein, with product MGAIDAFVRTFSLMVEAKKLYIPALIFSLLLAPVAAYLLPSEPSFEITPNQTTSGDVMIEQYGGDVEEEFLDYLAQLGKAFAVMILTSTIIGSIVQYAITKGVLLHESGKDYSLGELLIDGLKHLPGVVIIELIFMVVAISLAAVALIPAVLGALFLPWGAVLILIGVLLLLAVLAITTSLTAIAIPLYADKGRISAAFEAFGMIFGNALSSLAFGVLLWVGVIAITMVTGPLSFAAEVILPAGIASYVSQFLQAPFNALLLEFLCVGGVVFYREIQKMEELKKVDEELMKLGIEI from the coding sequence ATGGGTGCGATAGACGCGTTCGTAAGGACCTTTTCGCTCATGGTGGAGGCCAAGAAACTCTACATTCCCGCGCTGATATTCTCACTCCTCCTCGCACCTGTAGCAGCTTACCTGCTACCGAGTGAGCCGTCCTTTGAAATCACCCCGAACCAGACCACCAGCGGGGATGTGATGATAGAGCAGTACGGCGGGGACGTGGAGGAAGAGTTCCTGGACTACCTCGCTCAGCTCGGAAAGGCCTTCGCGGTGATGATCCTCACCAGCACCATCATCGGCTCGATAGTCCAGTACGCCATCACAAAGGGGGTTCTCCTCCACGAGTCCGGGAAGGATTATTCGCTGGGTGAACTCCTAATCGACGGCCTCAAGCACCTGCCGGGCGTCGTTATCATAGAGCTGATCTTCATGGTGGTGGCCATCTCACTCGCCGCGGTCGCGCTGATACCCGCGGTTCTGGGGGCGCTGTTCCTCCCCTGGGGCGCGGTGCTGATACTAATCGGGGTTCTGCTCCTCCTGGCGGTACTGGCCATCACAACCAGCCTTACGGCCATAGCAATACCCCTCTACGCGGATAAGGGAAGGATAAGCGCGGCCTTTGAGGCATTTGGAATGATCTTCGGAAACGCCCTCTCCAGCCTCGCGTTCGGCGTGCTCCTCTGGGTGGGCGTGATAGCGATAACGATGGTCACGGGGCCTCTGAGCTTTGCGGCGGAGGTAATCCTCCCAGCGGGGATTGCCAGCTACGTCTCGCAGTTCCTCCAGGCCCCCTTCAACGCCCTCCTTCTGGAGTTCCTGTGCGTTGGAGGGGTTGTATTCTACAGGGAGATTCAGAAGATGGAAGAACTGAAAAAAGTTGACGAAGAGCTCATGAAGCTTGGAATTGAGATCTAA